One genomic window of Desmospora activa DSM 45169 includes the following:
- a CDS encoding RDD family protein: MKQEIQVSTPEFVSLRFTAAGLGTRILALLLDWMILSFVLGVLGYIALLFFALLESMGSPLWMSIIAGIGFVLAVFIPQLYYILMETFFHGQTLGKKVLGIRVVTDRGTAPGFFAIFLRNVLRVVDSLPLLYVVGISAVFINSHAKRLGDLAAGTIVVRQEEESRLPRVRPLYTREKKPFFQGEKLSRIPDSRWLQVAEFLSRRDELFPERRIELAQIIFANLFPGRTSDTADTERLLEAAFFQWRDERQRVNRPEGGTT, from the coding sequence ATGAAGCAGGAAATACAGGTTTCCACTCCGGAATTTGTGAGTCTCCGTTTTACTGCAGCGGGATTGGGCACACGCATTTTGGCATTGCTATTGGATTGGATGATACTCAGCTTTGTATTGGGAGTTTTGGGATATATCGCTCTTTTATTTTTCGCTTTATTAGAAAGCATGGGATCACCACTATGGATGTCCATTATCGCCGGGATCGGATTTGTACTCGCGGTATTTATACCACAACTCTACTATATTCTGATGGAGACGTTTTTTCATGGCCAAACCTTGGGCAAAAAAGTACTCGGGATTCGAGTAGTGACCGACCGTGGTACCGCGCCCGGCTTTTTCGCCATTTTCTTGCGTAATGTACTGCGCGTAGTGGATAGTTTACCTCTTTTATATGTCGTCGGGATCAGTGCCGTATTTATCAACTCGCATGCCAAACGGTTAGGGGATTTGGCCGCCGGTACGATTGTGGTTAGGCAAGAAGAAGAAAGCAGGCTGCCACGAGTACGCCCCCTATACACCCGTGAGAAAAAACCCTTCTTTCAAGGGGAAAAATTGAGTCGAATTCCCGATTCCCGCTGGCTGCAGGTGGCAGAATTTTTGTCGCGCCGGGATGAGCTATTTCCTGAACGTCGAATAGAACTGGCTCAAATCATTTTTGCCAATCTCTTTCCTGGACGCACTTCGGATACGGCTGATACGGAGCGGCTGCTGGAAGCTGCATTCTTTCAATGGCGGGATGAACGACAACGAGTCAACCGCCCGGAAGGGGGTACCACGTGA